The Hyperthermus butylicus DSM 5456 genome includes a region encoding these proteins:
- the sucD gene encoding succinate--CoA ligase subunit alpha, giving the protein MAILADENTRVIVQGITGREGSFHTKLMLEYGTKIVAGVTPGKGGMEVHGVPVYDTVEEALEEHPDANASIVFVPARFAPDAVYEAIDAGLKLVVVITEHIPVHETMRFVNYARQRGTVIIGPNCPGIISPGKTKIGIMPGRVFTPGPVGIVSRSGTLTYEIAYALTRSGIGQSTVVGIGGDPIVGLSFTEAMELFERDPETKVLVLIGEIGGDMEERAARMIEEGRFTKPVVAFIAGRTAPPGKRMGHAGAIIMMGTGRYEDKVRALEKAGARVARSLSEIPRLVKEALEKA; this is encoded by the coding sequence GTGGCGATACTCGCGGATGAGAACACTAGGGTTATCGTGCAGGGTATAACTGGGCGCGAGGGCAGCTTCCACACAAAGCTGATGCTAGAGTATGGCACTAAGATAGTCGCGGGTGTAACCCCCGGTAAGGGCGGCATGGAGGTTCACGGGGTACCCGTATACGATACCGTCGAGGAAGCGCTGGAGGAGCACCCGGACGCTAATGCCAGCATAGTGTTTGTACCGGCACGCTTCGCACCCGACGCAGTATACGAGGCCATCGACGCCGGGTTGAAGCTCGTGGTGGTGATTACCGAGCATATACCCGTCCACGAGACCATGAGGTTTGTAAACTACGCCAGGCAGAGGGGCACGGTTATCATAGGCCCCAACTGCCCAGGCATAATCTCCCCCGGCAAGACCAAGATAGGTATAATGCCGGGCAGGGTCTTTACGCCAGGCCCCGTAGGCATCGTGTCCCGAAGCGGCACGCTCACCTACGAGATAGCCTACGCGCTGACTAGGAGCGGCATAGGCCAGAGCACAGTAGTCGGCATAGGCGGCGACCCCATCGTCGGCTTGTCCTTCACAGAGGCGATGGAGCTATTCGAGCGGGACCCCGAGACCAAGGTACTGGTGCTGATCGGCGAGATAGGCGGCGATATGGAGGAGAGAGCGGCGAGAATGATAGAGGAAGGCCGCTTCACAAAACCCGTAGTAGCCTTCATAGCTGGGCGCACCGCCCCACCGGGCAAGAGGATGGGCCACGCCGGAGCAATAATCATGATGGGTACCGGCCGCTACGAGGACAAGGTCCGGGCGCTGGAGAAGGCGGGAGCCAGGGTCGCCCGCTCCCTCAGCGAGATACCACGCCTGGTCAAGGAGGCCCTAGAAAAAGCCTAA
- the sucC gene encoding ADP-forming succinate--CoA ligase subunit beta, protein MKLFEFEAKEILRKYGADVPPGVVIARGEDAREKILEAGLEPPLMVKSQVLVAGRGKAGGIRRANSIDEAVRLVGELFETPIKGLKPRYILVEKAVEHEAELYTAITLDRSKRRPVVLVSRYGGMDIEEIAREKPESIIRMHVDPVLGLRGYHARKLGKAIGLSGRALTSFAAFLQAMYQVFVDYDAELVESNPLGLVGDKVIPLDARIIVDDNALYRHQELAKDIEETGEYSEWEIKARRQGLAFVELDGDIGIIGNGAGLTMATMDLVYEHGGRPANFLDIGGGASAEAVKRAVLFLFEYPKARKIFINIFGGITRCDEVARGVVEAIKEAGGLRKPIVIRLTGTNEEEGRRILREHGIEAFDDPFEAVKRIISL, encoded by the coding sequence TTGAAGCTATTCGAGTTCGAGGCAAAGGAGATTTTGAGGAAGTATGGTGCCGATGTACCGCCAGGCGTCGTTATTGCCCGGGGCGAGGATGCCCGGGAGAAGATCCTCGAGGCGGGGCTGGAGCCGCCTCTCATGGTTAAGAGCCAGGTTCTCGTAGCTGGCCGCGGCAAGGCTGGCGGCATAAGGAGGGCCAATTCCATCGATGAGGCTGTTAGGCTGGTTGGGGAGCTGTTTGAGACCCCTATCAAGGGGCTTAAGCCACGCTACATACTGGTTGAGAAGGCTGTTGAGCATGAGGCGGAGCTCTACACTGCTATCACGCTTGATCGTAGCAAGAGGAGGCCTGTAGTCCTGGTATCCAGGTACGGCGGCATGGATATTGAGGAGATTGCGCGGGAGAAACCGGAGAGCATCATAAGAATGCACGTTGACCCCGTGCTAGGCCTGCGGGGCTACCACGCTAGAAAGCTGGGCAAGGCTATAGGCCTCAGTGGCAGGGCACTGACGAGCTTTGCAGCCTTCCTGCAGGCAATGTACCAGGTATTCGTGGATTATGACGCGGAACTCGTGGAGTCTAACCCGCTGGGCCTCGTCGGCGACAAGGTGATCCCTCTCGACGCAAGGATAATTGTCGACGATAATGCGCTCTACAGGCACCAGGAGCTAGCCAAGGACATCGAAGAGACCGGCGAGTATAGCGAGTGGGAGATAAAGGCTAGGAGGCAGGGCCTAGCCTTTGTAGAGCTTGACGGCGACATAGGAATCATAGGGAACGGTGCAGGCCTAACAATGGCAACCATGGACCTCGTATACGAGCATGGTGGCAGACCGGCAAACTTCCTCGACATAGGCGGTGGCGCAAGCGCCGAGGCCGTGAAGAGGGCTGTGTTGTTCCTCTTCGAGTACCCCAAGGCAAGAAAGATATTCATAAACATCTTCGGCGGAATAACCCGCTGCGACGAGGTTGCTAGGGGCGTTGTCGAAGCTATCAAGGAGGCTGGAGGACTGAGGAAGCCCATTGTGATAAGGCTAACGGGCACCAACGAGGAGGAGGGCCGCCGAATACTCAGGGAACACGGTATAGAAGCTTTTGACGACCCATTCGAGGCTGTCAAGCGCATCATATCCCTCTAG
- a CDS encoding CopG family ribbon-helix-helix protein, with amino-acid sequence MAVISISLPNNLLDKVDEYIEKYGYTSRSELIREALREYLSQRFPQETFTGKIYAIVVILTNHEIKPSVDQKVINTIHSFQTIIKSFYHQLLEGSWCLNIAVVESTWNEIQALVKALRKIQGIDRIWFIPLRIEQGS; translated from the coding sequence ATGGCTGTAATAAGTATCTCGTTGCCGAATAACCTACTGGATAAGGTAGATGAGTACATTGAGAAGTACGGTTATACCAGTAGGTCCGAGCTTATAAGGGAGGCGCTGAGGGAGTACCTATCCCAGAGATTCCCCCAGGAAACATTTACCGGGAAAATCTACGCCATAGTAGTGATACTAACAAACCACGAGATTAAACCATCGGTAGACCAGAAAGTGATAAACACTATACACTCCTTTCAAACAATCATTAAATCATTCTATCACCAGCTACTTGAGGGGAGCTGGTGCCTTAACATAGCTGTAGTCGAGTCTACATGGAACGAGATACAAGCCCTAGTGAAGGCTCTACGGAAGATACAGGGAATAGACCGCATATGGTTTATACCGTTAAGGATAGAGCAAGGCAGCTAG